Proteins encoded by one window of Rhodamnia argentea isolate NSW1041297 chromosome 6, ASM2092103v1, whole genome shotgun sequence:
- the LOC115728404 gene encoding phosphomannomutase/phosphoglucomutase → MASASPSSITLQNTSAQKSTIIPSFSPRKPLLTNISVIFMCRPIRSNGVRSLRVARYDEVVVDDEIDKIRRLQNGSDVRGVALEGEKGRTVDLTPPVVDAIAESFGEWVIKGLESENGRPAEGARVSLGRDPRISGSVLSVAVFAGLSRAGCVALDIGLATTPACFMSTVLDPFAYDASIMMTASHLPYTRNGLKFFTKKGGLTSPEVEEICDRAAHKYANRLAKVSTMLATPPTRVDFMSTYAAHLRGIIKERVNHPTHYDTPLKNFQIIVNAGNGSGGFFTWDVLDKLGADTFGSLHLNPDGMFPNHIPNPEDKTAMALTRAAVLDNSADLGIVFDTDVDRGGVVDAEGNPINGDKLIALMSAIVLREHPGTTVVTDARTSIALTRFITDRGGHHCLYRVGYRNVIDKGVQLNKEGVETHLMMETSGHGALKENYFLDDGAYMVVKIIIEMVRMKLAGSNDGIGSLIEDLEEPLESTELRMNVIAEPRQAKAKAVEAIEAFRQYIEEGRLQGWELDSCGDCWVSEGCLVDSNETPAAIDAQMYRAKVSDEENGQYGWVHIRQSIHNPNIAVNMQSTVPGGCRSMTAVLRDKFILPSGMNRTLDISQIDKYLGN, encoded by the exons ATGGCATCGGCTTCGCCATCCTCGATAACACTTCAAAACACCAGCGCCCAGAAATCGACGATTATCCCCTCATTTTCCCCCCGGAAGCCGTTATTGACGAACATCAGTGTGATATTTATGTGCCGTCCTATAAGGAGTAACGGAGTCAGATCGCTGAGAGTGGCAAGGTACGATGAAGTTGTGGTCGATGACGAGATAGACAAGATCCGGAGGCTCCAGAACGGCTCGGATGTGCGCGGCGTCGCACTGGAGGGCGAGAAGGGCCGGACAGTGGACCTGACACCACCTGTGGTGGATGCGATCGCGGAGAGCTTCGGGGAATGGGTGATTAAGGGCTTGGAGAGCGAAAACGGGAGGCCGGCCGAGGGCGCTAGGGTTTCCCTGGGGAGGGACCCCAGGATTTCCGGCTCGGTGTTGAGCGTGGCTGTGTTTGCAGGGCTTTCCAGAGCTGGTTGCGTGGCGTTAGACATCGGGCTTGCGACGACACCGGCTTGTTTCATGAGCACGGTGTTGGACCCGTTCGCTTACGATGCTTCCATTATG ATGACTGCATCTCACTTGCCTTACACCCGAAACGGTCTGAAGTTCTTCACGAAGAAGGGAGGGCTGACCTCGCCGGAGGTGGAGGAGATATGCGACCGGGCTGCTCACAAGTACGCAAACAGGCTGGCGAAGGTGTCGACCATGCTCGCCACTCCCCCGACCCGGGTCGACTTCATGAGCACCTACGCGGCGCACCTCCGCGGCATCATCAAGGAAAGAGTGAACCACCCCACTCACTATGACACGCCCCTCAAAAACTTCCAG ATCATAGTAAACGCTGGGAATGGCTCAGGAGGCTTCTTCACGTGGGACGTGCTGGACAAGCTCGGCGCGGACACCTTCGGCTCGCTCCACCTCAACCCAGACGGCATGTTCCCCAACCACATCCCGAACCCCGAGGACAAGACCGCCATGGCCCTCACTCGGGCTGCCGTCCTAGACAACTCGGCCGACCTCGGGATCGTCTTCGACACCGATGTGGACCGCGGAGGCGTGGTCGATGCTGAGGGCAACCCGATCAATGGGGACAAGCTTATCGCCCTCATGTCCGCGATCGTCCTGAGGGAGCACCCAGGGACGACGGTCGTGACTGACGCCCGCACGAGCATTGCGCTCACGAGGTTCATTACGGATAGAGGAGGCCATCACTGCTTGTACCGGGTCGGTTATAGGAATGTGATCGATAAGGGTGTTCAGCTCAATAAGGAGGGGGTCGAGACTCATCTGATGATGGAAACGTCCGGCCACGGCGCACTTAAGGAGAACTATTTTCTTGATGATG GCGCTTACATGGTTGTTAAAATCATCATCGAGATGGTACGGATGAAGCTCGCGGGATCTAACGATGGGATCGGTAGTCTCATAGAAGACCTCGAAGAGCCATTAGAGTCCACGGAACTCAGAATGAATGTCATCGCGGAGCCTAGACAGGCGAAAGCGAAGGCCGTAGAGGCGATCGAGGCGTTTCGACAATACATTGAG gAAGGGAGGCTTCAGGGATGGGAGCTGGATTCCTGTGGAGATTGCTGGGTGAGCGAAGGTTGCCTCGTCGACTCGAACGAGacgccggcggccattgatgCTCAAATGTACCG GGCAAAGGTTTCGGACGAGGAGAATGGGCAGTACGGCTGGGTACACATCCGGCAGAGTATTCACAATCCGAATATTGCTGTAAATATGCAATCGACAGTGCCCGGAGGCTGTCGGTCCATGACTGCTGTTCTTAGAGACAA GTTTATCCTTCCCAGCGGAATGAACAGGACCCTAGACATTAGCCAGATTGACAAGTACTTAGGCAActaa